One stretch of Pradoshia sp. D12 DNA includes these proteins:
- a CDS encoding NAD(P)/FAD-dependent oxidoreductase, protein MILVKKPQIVILGAGYGGLLTAKRLQNKINVNEAEITLINKHRYHYETTWLHEASAGTIHHNKVRYDISSIIDRNKVAMIEDTVVEIKKDEKVIVCENGTVSYDYLVVALGAESETFGIEGLKEYAFSISSVNKARHIREHIDYQFSQYQTDKKEERLTIIVGGAGFTGIEFIGELANRMPALCEEYDVDPNKARIICVEAAPTALPGFDPELVQYAVARLEKKGVEFMIGTPVKGCTEEGILVGKGEDDTELIKAGTVIWAAGVRGSSIIEKSGIEAMRGRVKVEPTLQAPGLENVFVIGDCALIINEEINRPYPPTAQISMQQAEVCSENIAALIRGEKMKDFVFEPKGTVCSLGDDDAIGVVFGKKLKGTKAAAMKKIIDNRALYMMGGLPLLMKKGKFKLI, encoded by the coding sequence GTGATACTAGTGAAAAAGCCTCAAATTGTTATTCTAGGAGCCGGTTATGGCGGATTGTTAACAGCTAAGCGTTTGCAAAATAAAATTAATGTGAATGAAGCTGAAATTACACTAATTAATAAGCATCGTTATCATTATGAAACAACTTGGCTGCATGAAGCGTCAGCGGGTACCATACATCACAATAAAGTACGTTATGATATTAGCAGTATCATCGATCGTAATAAGGTAGCCATGATTGAAGATACCGTTGTAGAAATAAAAAAAGATGAGAAAGTGATAGTTTGCGAGAATGGTACTGTTTCATATGATTATTTAGTAGTTGCTTTAGGTGCTGAATCTGAAACATTTGGTATTGAAGGATTAAAGGAATATGCATTCAGTATTTCCAGTGTGAATAAAGCACGTCATATTCGTGAACATATTGATTATCAGTTCTCCCAATACCAAACGGATAAAAAGGAAGAAAGACTGACTATTATAGTAGGCGGTGCTGGATTTACAGGTATTGAATTTATTGGAGAGCTTGCTAATCGTATGCCAGCTCTTTGTGAAGAATATGATGTTGATCCTAATAAAGCGCGTATTATTTGTGTAGAAGCAGCACCTACAGCATTGCCAGGCTTTGATCCGGAGCTTGTACAATATGCTGTTGCACGATTGGAGAAAAAAGGTGTTGAGTTTATGATTGGCACACCAGTCAAAGGCTGCACGGAAGAGGGAATTCTTGTCGGAAAAGGCGAAGACGATACAGAATTAATAAAAGCCGGTACAGTTATCTGGGCTGCGGGTGTCAGAGGAAGCAGTATCATTGAAAAGTCAGGTATTGAGGCGATGCGAGGCCGTGTGAAAGTAGAGCCTACTTTGCAGGCGCCCGGTCTTGAAAATGTTTTTGTCATTGGAGATTGTGCGTTAATCATTAATGAAGAGATTAATCGTCCTTACCCACCAACAGCTCAAATTTCTATGCAGCAGGCAGAAGTTTGCTCTGAAAATATTGCTGCCCTTATTCGAGGAGAGAAAATGAAAGATTTCGTATTTGAACCAAAAGGCACTGTATGTTCACTTGGGGATGATGATGCTATTGGAGTCGTTTTTGGCAAAAAATTAAAAGGTACAAAAGCAGCTGCGATGAAAAAAATCATTGATAATCGTGCCTTATACATGATGGGTGGCTTGCCGCTTCTCATGAAAAAGGGTAAATTTAAATTAATCTAA